Proteins encoded in a region of the Dreissena polymorpha isolate Duluth1 chromosome 6, UMN_Dpol_1.0, whole genome shotgun sequence genome:
- the LOC127835639 gene encoding uncharacterized protein LOC127835639, which yields MATGGYDASQEHASDIVDDDLKEKLCATCIKKFTHTETSAITEIRIHLLCDKCRDFVLRHQFNSHEIILVKKHDSTETGLDMKGLDTCMQHMKKVKFYCEDHDLLCCSGCVTTHRKCDKFTELSALSEEKEACRQKHIALLRIHEESISMKKEMGQLEVELNERVENLSSEIDEIKSKLMDLLDSDKYLFLQKSESIRAEKKLLIEQRKDELDIIETDISQGLKLLSRTLKKGTPSQQFIVGRAVSETRRKAQCVIERQKQLPMSITMHLCFSNELTKLLHTKENNVRLHTDETCNLQGGCSPLSFEELP from the exons ATGGCAACGGGTGGATACGATGCGAGTCAGGAACATGCCAGTGACATTGTAGATGACGATTTAAAGGAAAAATTGTGCGCGACTTGTATTAAGAAATTTACCCATACAGAAACAAGTGCTATCACAGAAATCAGAATACACCTTCTCTGTGATAAATGCAGAGATTTTGTATTACGACATCAATTCAATAGTCATGAAATTATACTTGTAAAAAAACATGACTCAACAGAAACTGGTTTGGACATGAAAGGTCTCGATACATGCATGCAGCACATGAAGAAAGTAAAGTTTTACTGTGAGGATCATGATCTATTGTGTTGCAGTGGATGTGTAACCACCCATCGTAAGTGCGATAAGTTCACTGAGCTGAGTGCTTTATCAGAAGAAAAAGAAGCATGTAGACAAAAGCATATTGCTTTGTTGAGAATACATGAAGAAAGTATCTCTATGAAAAAGGAAATGGGGCAGTTAGAGGTTGAATTAAATGAAAGAGTTGAAAATCTTTCATCAGAAATTGATGAAATTAAAAGTAAACTGATGGACCTGCTGGATagtgataaatatttatttctacaaaAGTCCGAAAGTATCCGTGCGGAAAAGAAATTGCTTATTGAACAAAGGAAAGATGAACTGGACATTATTGAGACAGATATTTCTCAAGGACTTAAATTGTTGTCTCGTACATTGAAGAAAGGAACACCCTCGCAACAATTTATCGTCGGTAGAGCTGTTTCAGAAACACGAAGGAAAGCTCAGTGTGTTATTGAACGTCAAAAACAACTTCCGATGTCAATAACAATGCATCTCTGTTTCTCAAACGAGCTGACAAAACTTTTACACACGAAAGAAAACAATGTTAGACTCCATACTGACGAGACATGCAATTTACAAG GTGGCTGCAGTCCTCTGTCCTTCGAAGAGCTTCCGTAA
- the LOC127833469 gene encoding uncharacterized protein LOC127833469 has product MFSLPKPKGVMFIDAVCFLIKAPDSRLTPIQSYIFQSIMSMFGKDIEKNICSLITFADGMDPPVLAALLESGLPFGQRFTFNNSALFARNTDLSQMTLSPMFWELALLSFRNFFRHLDTLSTKSLQLTSDVLNERKRIESTVRTIEKNLEIGLLKLNTLKTEKKIFEDSSSAIKDNADFTYEVETTQQIKQDLPLGMHVLNCTHCHFTCHENFGYANDDEKINCSAMNKGYCMICPDKCFWQKHTNSNYKFIYKQVKETKTYSEMKRKYEDATGKKLTLEKVLEKLGEELDQMVDVIEDMMTTVKNCNERLNEIALCPNPLSMVQHIDLMIKNEKMQRKTGYMDRIETLQRIRKRAEISKDVDMFYKEAKLLGVKGKRQKDKRSLFQRFNDVYKFDF; this is encoded by the coding sequence ATGTTTTCGCTACCCAAACCCAAGGGTGTTATGTTTATCGACGCAGTGTGCTTCTTAATCAAGGCACCGGATTCACGTCTTACACCAATTCAGAGCTACATATTTCAGTCCATAATGTCAATGTTTGGAAAGGACATAGAGAAAAACATATGTTCTCTTATAACATTTGCAGACGGTATGGATCCTCCAGTTTTGGCAGCTTTGCTGGAATCTGGTTTGCCCTTCGGACAACGGTTTACCTTCAACAACTCAGCTTTGTTTGCACGTAATACAGACCTTTCGCAAATGACTTTATCACCCATGTTTTGGGAATTGGCACTTTTAAGTTTCCGAAACTTCTTCAGGCATCTTGATACCCTATCAACAAAAAGCTTGCAACTGACAAGTGACGTACTTAATGAAAGAAAGAGAATAGAATCCACTGTCCGAACCATTGAAAAGAATCTTGAAATTGGACTTCTTAAGCTCAATACACTGAAAAccgagaaaaaaatatttgaagacaGCAGCTCTGCCATTAAAGATAACGCAGATTTTACCTACGAAGTGGAGACAACACAACAAATAAAACAGGATCTGCCACTGGGCATGCACGTTTTAAACTGTACACATTGCCACTTTACGTGCCATGAAAATTTCGGCTATGCTAACGACGATGAAAAGATTAACTGTAGTGCAATGAATAAAGGTTATTGTATGATTTGTCCTGACAAATGTTTCTGGCAAAAGCATACAAATTCAAAttacaaattcatttacaaacagGTCAAAGAAACCAAAACATATTCAGAAATGAAGAGGAAATACGAAGATGCTACTGGGAAGAAGCTAACACTGGAAAAAGTTTTAGAAAAATTAGGCGAAGAGTTAGACCAGATGGTAGATGTGATTGAAGATATGATGACGACTGTCAAAAATTGTAATGAACGTCTTAATGAAATTGCGCTGTGTCCCAACCCATTATCAATGGTTCAGCACATCGATTTGATGATTAAGAATGAAAAGATGCAGCGCAAAACTGGCTACATGGACAGAATTGAAACTCTTCAACGAATCCGAAAAAGGGCAGAGATTTCCAAGGACGTAGACATGTTTTACAAGGAAGCTAAGCTCCTTGGAGTGAAAGGAAAGAGACAAAAGGATAAACGCTCTTTATTCCAGCGCTTCAACGATGTTTACAAGTTTGATTTTTGA